Proteins from one Bradyrhizobium roseum genomic window:
- a CDS encoding H-NS histone family protein: protein MKDRELEKMELDDLWDLHQRIIDVLDRKLENEKRKLQGQLDELGRKFGGSPKDIPQRRPYPKVEPKYRNPNDPSVTWSGRGKTPRWMAEMLADGRSVDEFRIQ, encoded by the coding sequence ATGAAGGACCGAGAACTGGAGAAGATGGAGCTGGATGACCTCTGGGACCTGCACCAGAGGATCATTGACGTGCTTGATCGAAAACTTGAGAACGAAAAGCGCAAGCTTCAGGGCCAGCTCGACGAGCTCGGCCGCAAGTTCGGCGGTTCGCCCAAGGACATCCCGCAACGCCGGCCCTACCCCAAAGTCGAGCCGAAATATCGAAACCCGAACGATCCCTCAGTGACGTGGTCGGGCCGGGGCAAAACCCCGCGCTGGATGGCCGAAATGCTCGCGGACGGCCGAAGCGTCGACGAGTTCAGGATCCAATAG